Proteins encoded in a region of the bacterium genome:
- a CDS encoding SO_0444 family Cu/Zn efflux transporter, whose product MEIVTKIISQVWVFAAQMAPLLLFGYFLAGALHVVLPSRWIYKTLSGGNIGAVFKSALFGVPLPVCSCGVIPLAAHLKKNGASDGATLSFLVSTPTTGVDSIFATYSLLGPVFAVARPLIAFISGVLSGTLVNLFVPKRRVRNSAEGTPKGEKCNVCDNPMPHSHTFFEKFSAMIKYGFFELVEDTSKWLVIGFFAGGIITLLLPKGAVASYLAKPFIAYPLVLAIAIPMYVCATGSIPIAAALIAKGMAPGAALVFLIAGPATNTATISFVAGKLGGKVLVIYLAVILITAFAFGMLLDTIFADFDFTKAVLAGGEMFPSWVRNGAAALLFALILNVFVRKTLKKRKPELETKTGAVVIKVPDMSCKHCVLKIENAIINALGEVKVSVDLKSKMVRVEGTAEVEKIKDAITNAGYTPEILA is encoded by the coding sequence ATGGAAATCGTAACCAAAATAATTTCTCAGGTGTGGGTTTTCGCAGCTCAAATGGCGCCACTTTTGCTTTTCGGCTATTTCTTGGCGGGGGCGCTGCATGTGGTGCTTCCGTCGCGGTGGATTTACAAAACCTTGTCCGGAGGAAACATCGGTGCGGTTTTCAAGTCGGCGCTTTTTGGGGTGCCGCTTCCGGTTTGCTCGTGCGGGGTCATCCCTCTTGCGGCTCATCTCAAGAAAAACGGTGCATCAGATGGCGCTACCTTATCATTTCTCGTGTCCACGCCCACCACTGGGGTCGATTCCATTTTTGCTACTTACTCGCTTCTTGGACCAGTCTTCGCGGTAGCAAGACCTTTGATAGCTTTCATAAGCGGCGTTTTAAGCGGAACGCTTGTGAACTTGTTTGTCCCGAAGAGGAGAGTGCGTAATTCGGCTGAGGGAACCCCGAAAGGCGAGAAGTGCAATGTGTGCGACAATCCAATGCCTCATTCGCATACATTTTTCGAAAAGTTTTCGGCGATGATAAAATATGGCTTTTTTGAGCTCGTCGAGGACACCAGCAAGTGGCTCGTTATAGGTTTTTTTGCCGGCGGGATTATAACGCTTCTGCTACCCAAAGGTGCGGTAGCCTCATACTTGGCGAAACCTTTCATAGCGTATCCACTCGTTCTCGCCATAGCTATTCCAATGTATGTTTGCGCGACGGGTTCGATACCTATCGCTGCGGCGCTTATAGCGAAAGGCATGGCGCCCGGTGCCGCACTGGTTTTCCTTATTGCCGGACCTGCAACGAATACCGCGACTATATCGTTTGTCGCTGGAAAGCTTGGCGGGAAAGTTCTCGTTATTTACCTTGCTGTGATACTTATAACCGCTTTTGCCTTCGGGATGCTTCTGGACACGATATTCGCTGACTTTGACTTCACTAAAGCGGTGCTGGCTGGTGGAGAAATGTTCCCATCGTGGGTGAGGAACGGCGCTGCCGCACTGCTTTTTGCGCTTATTTTGAATGTTTTCGTCAGGAAAACTTTGAAAAAGCGGAAACCCGAACTGGAAACAAAAACGGGCGCTGTAGTAATTAAGGTGCCGGATATGAGTTGCAAACACTGTGTTTTAAAAATTGAAAATGCTATAATAAATGCACTCGGCGAGGTAAAAGTCAGCGTTGACCTTAAAAGCAAGATGGTCCGCGTTGAGGGCACGGCCGAAGTAGAGAAAATAAAGGATGCCATAACCAACGCAGGCTACACACCCGAAATTTTAGCATAA